The Hordeum vulgare subsp. vulgare chromosome 7H, MorexV3_pseudomolecules_assembly, whole genome shotgun sequence DNA window TGAAAATGCCAGTCTATCAGCCACATCGTTTGTCCACTGGAAGAACCGTGTTAGTTGACGAGTAAATCTCAAGACTGCAACAGGGACAGTAGTTACATTGGCATCTTGCCCAGCCAGTCTCTCACATAATGTAATAACCTGGAGAGGCAAAATAAATAGAATTAAAATAATAATGTACCAACTCCCATAAGCCAACATTTGGTACATTCTGAAAAGCAAAACAAAATACATGAATGACTAGATTGGTACATTCCCTATGAAATAGGATGCTATACTCACTAGTACTTATTAATGACAAGTCAAAATAAATTTGGTTCAGCAGACCCTCCTGAACATCATATACTTCATTCACTAAAAAATGCAATAGAGTTAGTTACCTCCTGAGTTGTCCAAGCACGTGGTCCAGCAAATGTTAGGAGTTTTTTGCTGGCCTTCTCGTTGCGCAAAGCAACAAATGTCAGGCGAGCGACGTCCTATAGTTGCACAGAGAAGGTGCATCAACAGAAAGTTACTTTGGAGAGAGACTGGTACATAGATACACAGTTTCATTTTCTAATGGAAAGGGAGAAAAGATAACCTGGGTATCCATGTATGCAATCCGAGTCGGAGCATCAGTTCCCCAAACTGACTTCTCTTCTAGTATAGGCACCGCATATTGCCCAATTAGGCCCTGAACCAAAAAATAGATGGAAATTCATTTCTGGAAAATAGAAAGAACCGGCAAACATGACTATGAGAAGATGTATGACATGAACTTTCAACTATATGTCACCTTAGTGCTTTTAATTTTTACTACTTGTTTATGTCTACCATGAATTATGAACAATACACAGGTAGTTTAGCAAGGAACTGCTTTAGCGCCATTTGCAATCTAGCACCAGCATGAGTAGGAAAAGGAATTTCCTGGTCAAAACAGAATCCCAGGAAAAGGATCACATATACCTGCATGAAACCACACAGTCGGATGATGGTGTAATCCAGACCTGTATCCTGGATAAACCTCTCTGTACAATACTTGATCTCCATCAAGGGGACCTCAGGATGCTTGTCGCAGTTGTGAATGGAGTAGAAGACATACTTCTGAATCCCCATGGCCTTAGCACACTGGATTAGAGCAACCTTTCCTTCCCAGTCTACCTAAATGGAACAACCATCAGCGTCTGAAACACAGAAGTCGTTTAATAATGACTGAAGGAAACACACGACACGATACCATTTTCCTCTGTAGATTTTAGAGATTATTATGCTGGTGGCATTTACCGTTCGAATGGGCTCTTCCGGCCGCCCCGTGGCGCAGTCAATGACCGTATGAACGCCAACAAGCGTAGCCGGTATCGTCTCCGGCTTGCTGAGGTCGGCCTAATTGAATCAGTCACACGCACAGACGACCGTGAGACAGAATCCGCAATGTGGTGCCCCTAAAATTACCTAGAGCGGGAAGAGGTGAGGATTAAGGCCGGTTGTGCAGTGCAAACCTACATTGACCACGGTGGCGCCCCAGTCCCGGAGGAAGTCGGCGGGAGCCGGGCGTGGCCTGACGAGGCACCTGACGTCGTAGCCCTCGTCCAGCGCCCTCCTGACCACCTGCCGTCCCAGGGTACCCGTGGCGCCGACCACCAGCACGCTCGTCGGCCTGACGGGCGTCCCCTGCCCAATGCTCATGGGTGCCGCCGCCTGCGCGTTGCAGGTCACGACCAGCCTGCAGCGGGGCCCGCCCGATGAGACGGCGCGGGCTGGGTGAGGTCGCGCGCTCGAGGTAGCCCATGAGAGGGCGCCGCGGTGGCCCGGGGAGGTTAGCCGCGAGGGCAGCGCGGCGGCGAGGCTGGTCGACGTCGCCATTTTGCGCGGAGGCTTttggcgtggcgtggcgtggcggAGGTGCCCGTGGGTTTGGGtctgggttggggagggaggagtggTGGAGAGAGGATGCGGAGCAGCCGATGCCCGTCGCGCCACGTCGCCATGGCCATCCCGTCATCCGTTTTCTGCCCCGTCACGTTCCGTTTCTTACCCGCCACTTGTTGACCAAATTTCAAAAGGAGAATAGATCTAATCTTCTATTTTTAAATAGTTACCACCCCTGTTTAAAAAAATAGCTACTACCCACCAGCTATTTCTCCTAAACATGCATGTAAATCATAAACTACATTGTTTTTTATTACTCTATACATGTAAgcaccacatcatcaatttatgcATGTAAgcaccacatcatcaatttatgcATGTTACTCAAAGGTTATTTTTTACATTAGAAATTTTATTAAAAATATATGTGTTTGTCGCTTGCATCATGCCTATGTAGTTTATATTCATATTGACATTCTTTTAAGAGTAATTAATTTTTATACGCtttttattttcttcattcttAAACTTGCATTTTTCTTTTCATTAGTTATAGATATTTTTTATCAATTTTTATGCATTCTTTTAGCAAGTTTTCCGCAGCAACGCGTCGGGGAATCACCTAGTTTCTAAGATGACTCCTACCAATCAATCGACTAACTTTTAAAGTTAATCGGATTGATAGTCGTTCGATCGTTGGTCAATGCATAGTAAGACCACCACCTTGTGTTTTGTTCTCTTCCCACACACGTTGCCGCAACACAGAGATAGCCAGCGCCCTTCTCTCATCACTCCCACTCGCATGTGTCCCTCTTAGGCTGCAGTACCCTCGGCTATGTCGCGCTTCAGTGTAGCGTCGGTCTCCCGACTCGTCATGCCCTCCCTACAGCATTGCCATCGCCCGCCCAGACTCGCCGCACCCCTCCATGTAGAACTATGTGTTGCACCCTCCTACAACACTGTCGGCGCCACGCGCTTTAGTGTAGCGTCGCCACCTTGACACGCGGCGTCATTCTTGTAACACTGTCCGACGCCACGTGCTTCAATGCAGAGTCGCAGCACCCTCCCTGTGGTACAATGGCGCAACACGCTTCAACGTAGTGTCGCCGCCCTGACTAGTCGCGTTGTCCCTACAACAGTCTCGGCGACAGACACGTGTGATGGGGTACATGGCCGTCGAACGAAGCGGTTGATCTTTCAACAAAATATGTCGGTTGATTTTACTAATTTCTCCATTTCTAAACATTTCATTTTTCCAAGAAAGGCATCTTACATTATCATGTAAGACAGAATTAACAAACCTGGCATTCAAACGATAATTTTATGTGTCAATCAATTTGTTACGTGAGCAAAACCAGTATGGTATACGATATCTACGGGTTTTAATCAATCTTTCTTTCCTTTCGATTTCACAAGAAACATTTTTGGTTCGTTGCAAGGGGAGTATCtattggaaatatggcctagaggcaataataaattggttattatcatatttttctgttcatgataatcgtttattatccatgctataattgtattgattggaactcagatacatgtgtggatacatagacaacattgtgtccctagtgagcctctactcgactagctcgttgttcaaagaccTAGCCattgacatgagttgtcatttgataatgggatcacataattaggagaatggtgtgatggacaagacccaaacggtaagcatagcatttgatcatatcattaaGTTTATtgttattgctttctgcatgtcaaagtatctgttcctaagatcatgagatcatgcaactccgtgacaccggaggaatgccctgTGTAtataaaatgtcacaacataaccgagtgattataaagatgctctataggtatatcTGAAGgtgcctgttgggttggcatgggtcgagactgggttttgtcactcagtatgacggagaggtattgctactgcaacaaaagaccttccaatggcgccagcaataggcacgtcgacgggagaatacttggcttgatccttctgctgcggttatgccttaagggacttcctaggcaagtatgcaaaggatttcccccgtggccttggagccttgcgttggtgttccctcgaagcggaaagggtgatgtagcgtagcggtggtaagtatttccctcagtttgagaaccaaggtatcaatccagtggaggagtatctcaagatcctgcacaaacacaaaagcttgctcccaacgctatgaaggggttgtcaatcccttatagattgttttccaagtgagaactgaaagcaacaaagtaacaaagcaaagtaaaagcggaggtgtaaacgatggatgtgaatagacccgagggccgtagtgtttactagtggcttctctcatgaaagcaagttgacggtgggtgaacaaattactgtcgagcaattgatagaaccgcgtaaagtcatgacgatatctatgcaatgattatatctataggcatcacgtccaaaacaagtagaccgatactttctgcatctactactattactccacacgtcgaccgctatccagcatgcatctagtgtattaagtccataagaatagagtaacgccttaagcaagatgacatgatgtagagggataatctcaaaccaatgataaaaaaccccatctttttacccttgatggcagctacttgatgtgtgccttgttgcccctactgtgcactgggaaaggtcaccacatggtagaacccaaaaccaagcacttctcccattgcaagaatcatagatctagttggccaaacaaaacccaagactcggagagacttacaaggatatcaaatcatgcatataagaaatcagcaaagactcaaatatatatcatagataatctgatcacaaatccacaattcatcggatctcgacaaacacaccgccaaagaagattacatcggatagatctccatgaagatcatggagaactttgtattgaagatccaagagagagaagaagccatctagctactaactacggacccgtaggtctgaagtgaactactcacgagtcattggaggggcgatgatgatgatgaagaagccctccaactccaaagtcccctccggcagggcgccgggaagggtctccagatgagatctcgcggaaacagaagcttgcggcggcggaaaagtattttcgaggctcccctgattttttgctgaatatttgggaatatataggccaaggatctaggtcaggggcggccagggaggccacaagccctgacaccgccgcctccccctggtggcggagtgggagcttgtgggctccctggagcccacctgacttggcccagaggccccatgATCAtctttcgttcaggaaaaaatcatttcggggtttttattccgtttggactccgttccaaaatcagatctgaaaagagtcaaaaacacagaaaaaacaggaactggcacttggcactgaattaataagttagtccccaaaaagatataaaaggtacataaaacatccaaagaagacaagataacagcatgaaaccatcaaaaattatagatacgtttgagacgtatcaagaatccccaagcttaactcctgctcgtcctcgagtagggaagtcataaagaatgaatttttgatgctttcatgctacctagcatagatgtcctttgtaattcctcttatgtgacgtgaatgttcagattcattagattcaaaacaatagtttgctattgacgtggaaacaataataattcaagcaaactagcaaggtaatcatgaactttcaaaataacaaggccaagagaaagttatccctacaaaagcatatagtctggctatgctctatcatcattgcacaacgaatttaaatcatgcacaaccccggtattggtcaagtaattatttcacacctttactttctcaaaccttttcaactctcacgcaatacatgagcatgagccatggttatagcactatagatggtgtggaatgtggaggaggttgcaagacaaaaaaagaggagatagtcacattaactaggcatatcaatgagctatggagatgctcatcaatagatatcaatgtgaatgagtatggattgacatacaaatgatgcactagagctatgagtatgtgaaagctcttaaagaaaactagtgggtgtgcatccaacttgcttgctcacgaagacctaaggcaattttgaggaagcctatcattggaatatacaagccaagttatataatgaaaatttcccactagctatatggtggtgacaaaacgagagactctcaatcatgaagatcatggtgcttaatatgcacaagtgtggaaaaagtggtagcattgtcccttctctttttttctctcattttttttattatttttggtgggctctttggccttttttttggtgggcttctttggcctcttttatttcctcacatgggacaatgctccattaatgatgatcatcacactttcaactcaaaacttagagtaacgatgactctatatggaatgccttcggtagtgtaccgtggcaagatctagcatggcatagacattaatggaaacatcatgctagctatcttacgatcatgcaatggaaatgtagacgtggtggcacatgtcatggtggtagttgcatggcaatatatctcggaatgactttgaaaaagccatagtaggtaggtatggtggctgttttgagggaggctaatggtgggttttgtgcaccggcgaaagttgcacggcactaagaagatggtgatggtggtaggtgaaagtgcatctaaaccatggactcaacattagtcatgaagaactcatatacttgttgcgaaagttttattagtaatcgaaacaaagcattcaatgcatactcctaggggaagggttggtaggtataaaccatcgcgtgatcccgaccgccacgcaaaggatgacaatcaatatactaatcatgctcagatttcatcacattgcggttcaccatacgtgcatgctacgggaatcactaacttcaacacaagtatttctagatccacaacgccTTACTagtatgacttcaatattaccataaccacaactcaaaactaattgagatgaatcaaacttctctaactattcaatgcacatgaaggtggaagttttcgtatccctttggataactaccccttttgagactactttcaaagcatagatcaactaccaagccacgcaccgttgtgctctaaaagatataagtgaagcacaaagagcaaaagtatctagctcaaaagatataagtgaagcacatgtgagctgaattgtctaccaaaagatataagtgaagctcgacaaaatcacggtgtgtgcatgtctctctctctaggtgtgcagtaaggatgattgtgacacaacaaaaataaaagactcctacgatacaagacgctccaagaaaaaacacataacatgtggtgaataaaaatatagccgcaagtaatgttaccgatggattgaagacgagagatgggatgccttcccggggcatccccaagcttaggctttttcggcatccttgaatatcttgggtgccttgggcatccccaagattgagatcttgccactctttatctctttgtccataagaacttcacccaaaacttgaaaacttcacaacacaaaacttaaacagaaacctgtgataacattagtacaagaaagcaaaccaccacttccttaggtactgtagcaaccttaaattctacttgtgctgatgttgggttactgtactttcaatcttccatggctattacccccccccccccccccgatactatccatagtttcatcaacataagcaaccaacacaacaaaaaacagaatatgttaacagcagaccactctgtagaaatctgtatatttcgtatacctctggtacttcaaaaattctgaaaaattacgacagtctggagaatttgcgtagcaatcagaatcaaaaataatcaactcaaaatctcttacataaaaaacatgaaaattcttttcgtgagcagaaagtttctgtcttttccaacatgaccaaacgatcatccccaagactaatcataacggttttgcttggcacaaacgcaaaaagaaacacaaaaaacacaatcataacagaattatgaaagtgtggaaaacacaaaacataaaggaaaatgatagattcgttgg harbors:
- the LOC123410776 gene encoding protein HIGH CHLOROPHYLL FLUORESCENCE PHENOTYPE 244, chloroplastic; amino-acid sequence: MATSTSLAAALPSRLTSPGHRGALSWATSSARPHPARAVSSGGPRCRLVVTCNAQAAAPMSIGQGTPVRPTSVLVVGATGTLGRQVVRRALDEGYDVRCLVRPRPAPADFLRDWGATVVNADLSKPETIPATLVGVHTVIDCATGRPEEPIRTVDWEGKVALIQCAKAMGIQKYVFYSIHNCDKHPEVPLMEIKYCTERFIQDTGLDYTIIRLCGFMQGLIGQYAVPILEEKSVWGTDAPTRIAYMDTQDVARLTFVALRNEKASKKLLTFAGPRAWTTQEVITLCERLAGQDANVTTVPVAVLRFTRQLTRFFQWTNDVADRLAFSEVLSSDTVFSAPMNETYQLLGVEAKDILTLEKYLQDYFSNILKKLKGLKAQSKQSDIYF